In Notolabrus celidotus isolate fNotCel1 chromosome 8, fNotCel1.pri, whole genome shotgun sequence, a genomic segment contains:
- the cnot7 gene encoding CCR4-NOT transcription complex subunit 7, with protein sequence MPAATVDHSQRICEVWANNLEEELKRIRNVIRKYNYIAMDTEFPGVVARPIGEFRSNADYQYQLLRCNVDLLKIIQLGLTFMNEQGEYPPGTSTWQFNFKFNLTEDMYAQDSIELLTTSGIQFKKHEDEGIETLFFAELLMTSGVVLCDGVKWLSFHSGYDFGYLIKILSNANLPEEEVDFFEILRLYFPVIYDVKYLMKSCKNLKGGLQEVAEQLELERIGPQHQAGSDSLLTGMAFFKMREMFFEDHIDDAKYCGHLYGLSSGSAYVQNGTGNAYEEEANKQQS encoded by the exons ATGCCCGCAGCTACTGTGGATCACAGCCAAAGAATATGTGAGGTTTGGGCCAACAACCTGGAGGAAGAGTTGAAGAGGATTCGAAATGTCATCCGAAAATACAACTATATTGCCATG GATACAGAGTTTCCGGGTGTAGTAGCCAGACCAATTGGAGAGTTCAGAAGCAATGCAGACTATCAGTACCAGCTACTGCGCTGCAATGTGGATTTGCTGAAGATAATCCAACTGGGCCTCACGTTTATGAACGAGCAAGGGGAATATCCTCCTGGAACATCAACATGGCAGTTCAATTTTAAGTTTAACCTCAC AGAAGACATGTATGCACAGGACTCAATTGAGCTCCTGACAACTTCAGGGATTCAGTTCAAGAAGCACGAGGATGAAGGCATCGAGACGCTGTTCTTTGCAGAGCTGCTGATGACATCAGGAGTGGTGCTCTGTGATGGGGTCAAGTGGCTGTCATTTCACAG TGGCTATGACTTTGGATACCTGATCAAGATTCTCTCCAATGCTAACCTgcctgaggaggaggtggactTCTTTGAGATTCTTCGCTTGTACTTTCCAGTCATTTATGATGTCAAGTACCTCATGAAGAGTTGTAAAAACCTGAAG GGAGGGCTGCAGGAAGTAGCTGAGCAGCTGGAGCTAGAGAGGATCGGACCACAGCACCAGGCTGGCTCGGACTCTTTACTCACCGGCATGGCTTTCTTCAAGATGAGAGAG ATGTTCTTTGAGGATCATATCGATGATGCAAAGTACTGTGGGCACTTGTACGGGCTCAGCTCCGGCTCAGCCTACGTCCAGAACGGAACAGGGAATGCTTACGAAGAGGAGGCTAACAAGCAGCAGTCGTGA